CTCAACCAAAAAGCTAAAAAACAACCTAATTATTTTTAGCTTTTGCACGTTTCATCTACCTCGCCGCCATGGACCATTACCACTGGATGGCCCATGAGTGCCTTCCAGTTCAATAAGTCTCTCCTTTCTTGAACGACATAATACCAAGCCTTCTGCATACCATTATGAAATATAACAGTATGTTTTAAAATCGAAAGCCTAGACCCTTTCAAAAGAATTCTTGACTTTGGTCACCTACTTCCACGCCTTGTGTAAACTATAACCTAACGCAACAGTAAAATAGTATTGGCTCATCTGATTACATTTATAATGAAGTTTTGTGTATGCCTGATTTGCCTTATCCAAGGCTGAACTATTGAATGCATCAACTTTATAATGTTTTGTACGGAACAGACTCTTTAATCCTATGGCGGCCTTCATATCTATAGAGAATCCACAAGCCCATTCATAACCTGTACCGAGATACAAGGCTACATCTGTTATATTCAATAAGGTTTTTACTTCATCAGAAGGATTCATTTCTTTTTCTGAAGCCTGACCAGGCTTTTTGACCATCCAAGTTGTTTTAGGAAATAAATTCAAAGCTAAACCACCAGCTATTTTCCAAATAGCCTTATCTCTTTCGAGCTTTAATGGATATATACAAACGCCTATCGGTATCGTTATGGTATGGCGGGTAATCTTTAAGTAGTGTTCGCCTGGCTGCTGTGTTATATTTAGAATCCCTCCTTGACATAAGTAACCCACACCTATTTCCGTACCAAGGTAACCGACGCCAATTTCCGTACGGACCATACCGAAGCATTTTGGTTTTCCAAAGAAATTGCCCTTTTCTACCTTTCCTCCTAGTTCAAAGTGCTTTGGCTCTAAGGATGTCCAACAATTTCGAAAAGAGGTGCTACTGATACCAAGATTTACACCTATTTTATAGAGACTTTCGTCTTGATTTGCTTGAGCTTTATAGGGGCAACTCGTGCATGCCAGTATACTTATCAAGAGCACACTGGCTATCTGATATAGGAATTTCATTTGAAACAGTGATTTATATTTTATTTATTTATACAGGTTGCTTAGCACTGCCCAATTAAGCAGCGTATTCTATACACCATTGAAGATAACGCAATTTATTACTTATTTCCCAACTAATGCAATAATATACTAATGCAATAATATACTAATGCAATAATATACTAATGCAATAATATACTAATGCAATAATATACTAATGCAATAATATACTAATGCAATAATATACTAATGCAATAATATACTAATGCATACACTTTAAAGGTAGGCATTTAAAAGATATATAGCAGCTGTACGACTATTAATTAGCATCGATCCGCTCGATACCGAACAAAAACAGGTTGTTCCTTGTGACATTGCTACCAAGGAATAGTTAAACAGCCATCCAATTATGCAACCGTTTAGTAAGCCGCTAATATGTGCGGCATTGTTTATTTAGCTGTCTATGAAGCTACCAACGCTGATTGCGGAATAAGAAAAGAGCCTATGCTTTTTTTCTTCGAGGAGGATCTTTTGTTGTGGTACTACTTCGCTGCTGCATAAAGTTAAGTATATTTTATATCCTAAACGTTTTCTCCTGGAGAATTCCATGAGAATCCCATTTTACTGGTGATTTTCCTTCAGGTTTCTTTTTTTTAGCGAAATACCTAACGGCCATCCAATTATGCAACCGGTTAGTAAACCGCCAATATGTGCGGCATTGTCTATGCAGTTGTCCATAGAGCCTTGTAATAGGTTATACCCAAGAAAGAATAATGTGTTTGATAAGAGTTCTTTATTCAATTCTTTATCAAATGTTTTAAATAACAGTAAGGTAACTAATACACCATACAAACCGAAAATAGCGCCGGAAGCACCAACGCTGATGGTTTCCGGGTGCCACCACATACTGATACTGCTTGCAAGCATGCCGGTAGCTATATAAGCAATCACATACTTAAACCGTCCAAGTAGTGGCTCTAACAAGGCACCAACAGAAAATAGTGATAACATATTGCATAAAAGGTGCATGGATCCGCCATGAATGAAAGTACTCGTAAGTAAGCGCCACCATTGACCATTCCCAATGGATGGTCCATGATTGGCCCCCCAGTTTAATAGGTCTCTTGCCTTGAACGATGTAATACCAATTCCTTTGCATACCATTATGAGGTATAGCAGTATGTTTAAATCGAGGATGATGGGGGTTACAAAAAAATCTTTCCTGGGAATAAGAAAAGAGCCTTTACCTTTTTTTTCTTCGAAAGGATCTTTTGTTTTGGTATCTTTTTGAAAAGTTGCCATGTCTGTTTCATTTAATTCCACACAAAGAATCGTAATAGCAAATCTTGAAAATTAGTGCTATCAAATTCCTGTTGTGCTGATTGTACCAATGCGTTATATTCAGTTTCCTTTTTCTCTTTACTTAGCACATTGCTGATTGTTTTTGTATACTTTTTCCCAAGCCAGTAGGGAGATCCTTCTTTTGCACTATCGGTCCGACTGGTAAAAATTGGAAGTGTTACATAAATGCATAAATCCAAATCTTTGTTTTCGATATCGGTAGTAATGTTTATGTTGTAACCTATATGCGTTTTGTCAATGTAATAGTGATCAAGCGAATAGTATTTTGTTGATGCCGATTTTTCAAACAGTGTAATGTTATCCAGCCGTGTTAATTTTCCTGTTACTGTTACCAAGTATTTTTGAACAAAAAGCGTTGGTATTCCTGTAGCCAGCTAGGCAACAAAACAAAAAGTTAAATGTTTACAATGTAATAGCTCGATTCTAGGTTTTAACCATATGTATATAAGCATCCCGGATAGCACCATCGTAAGCCAAAATACAACTAGCTCTTCTTTTTTAACGGAATAAAGTTTGTTTGGATAAACAGTAACCAATGCCAAGCAGCTGTACAATACTAAAAAGCCAATGGCAATAGCCAGGAAAGGGAAGTAAACAAGTGTAAACGTAACATTACTTTTTGGGGTGCTCATTTAAAAAGCAGGGTATTTTTTTGTTTTTTTTACTGAATATATGATAAAAAATTAATTTTCACCTTCATAAACTATTTCATCTGCCTAATAAAATCCATGTCCATTTTTACTGTAAAAGATAAGCCACTTCACTACTGCACAAAGTAAGGATATTTATATCCTAAACACTCTCCCTCTTTTTGGAGCATGTTATGGAGAATCCCATAGTTCTTTTAAATACAACCTATTGTTTTCAGAATCAATTTCGCCAGCAATTGTCATAAGTTGTTGTCCATAGGTCAATGGCTCATCTGCCAATTCGTTTCCCCAGCCGGGTTTTTCCATAATCATAATCATAATATTGTATAAAGCCATATCATTAAGGAAGACGCTTTTATTTTTTGTAGCCTTTCTCAATAGGCTATTAGCAGATTCGATTATATGCGTGGTATAAGTAACGAATACCTATTGTAAACGGTTTTTGATTTGTGGCGTAAGGCAGAGGCGCCTAGTTATCCGGGTTCCTTCATACGGCTTTCCGATGATCAATGCGAATGGCAACATAAGCATGAGGTATGGCAATAAAAAATGGAGAAGCCTTTATTACGCGCTGTTTTGATCACGGAAGAACTGCTGAATTATTTCTGGTTCACAGAAGTAATGTTTTGTTCCTTTGATTTCTTCATAATGCTGGTGTCCTTTTCCAACTACTAAAACGATATCGTTCGGTTGGGCAAGCAGGCAAGCAGTTTGAATGGCTATCGTTCTGTCCATTACAATCAACAGTTTGGTACGGGCTGCTATCGGTACGCCTTGCTGCATGGCATATATAATTTCCTGTAGGTCTTCCTCACGGGGATTATCACTGGTAAATATAGCTAAATCACTATGATCCACTAATAGTTTGCCGATGAGCGCTCTTTTTTGTTGGTCGCGGTTGCCCCCACAGCCCATGACAGTTAACAATCTGCCATTAGCAGGCAATAGGGACCGCAAAGTAGTCATCACTTTTGCCAATGCATCTGGTGTATGCGCATAGTCTATAATGACTTGGGGCTGCTTCCGATGCTGCTTCTTTTTTTCGTTTTCTGGCACGGTTATCTGCTGGCTTAACTTGTGCGGTCCACTGGTTATACAATTCATCCTACCTAAAATGGGTGGAATAGCCGATAAAGCGAGTAAGCTTTGTTGGCTATCCCATCCTAATAGCTGTGCCATAGCATAAGCCGCCAATATATTGCTTGCATTGAATAGACCAATCAATCGAAACCAAATCCGTTGTTGCGCTATTTCCATTTCTAGGCCCTGTAGCGTATGCGTGATAACTTTGGCGCTAAAGTCTGCCGCATTGCCCACTGAAAAGGTAAATTTCTGCGCTTTACAATTCTGTAGCATAATAGCACTATTGCGGTCTTGTTGATTTACCAGCGCAAGTGCTGGAGCAGGGAGCCTATCAAAAAGCTTTTTTTTAGCTTTAATATAAGCTGCAAAATCAAGATGGTAGTCTAGATGCTCATGTGTAATATTAGAAAAAATAGCAGCAGTACAATGCATACCTGCTAATCTTTCTTGTACAAGCGCATGGGAGCTAGCTTCCATAAAGCAGTACCCACAGCCTGCCTGTACCATTCGCTGTAACGCTGCTTGCAGCTGTAAAGCATCTGGTGTGGTATGGCTAGCCGGATAGATCTGATCCAAAATTTTATTGTGTATGCTTGAAAACATACCTGCTTTATGGTTCATTTGTCTGGCCATACCATGCAATAGGTGTACGATAGTAGTTTTGCCATTGGTACCTGTAACAGCTATTACTTTTAATTGTTTGCTAGGATGATCATAAAAATTTGCGGCCATTTTACCTAAAGCTTGTTTGCTATCCTCAACCACAATATAGGTGACAGCTTCCTGTAGCACAGTAGGTAAAACAGTAACTACAATGGCAGTGCTACCGGCTTCTACAGCAACTGATATATATTGATGGCCATCTACTTGGGTACCTGTTAGGGCAATAAAACAGGTATGGGCCATTGCCTGTCGGCTATCCAAACAGAGCGCAGCAATAGGCTTATCTGTGGAGCCTACCACTTCTTTTACTGTTAAGCCTACGAGTAATTCTTGTAATATTTTCATGGTTATTATTGTATGGTAATAGTAATAGATCGATTCGCTTCTATTTTCTGATAGGGAGGGAGCGATTGTTTGCATACATTGCCTTGTATCGGTCCTACTACGGTAACTTCTAACCCATGCTTTTCTAGTAAAAAGAGGGCATCCCGTAGTTGCATGTGCAATACATTAGGAACTTCTTGAGTGGAGGATACTTCCCTAGCAGGTTGACAGGTAGCATGCGCCGCAGTTACAGCTATGGTTCCCCATGATACCCCCTTCTGTAGGGTAGTAGGGAGCGGCAGCTGTAGGGATTGGTATAAGAAAACCAATTCATTGATAGCGCCCTTATTGGAAAGTTGCAGCGGTTTGGTTGCTTGGATTCCCCCTAAACCATTAATGGGAATTCTTGCTTGCAAGTCTTTGCCTGCTAGTCTATCTGCGATATCCTTAAAGATAGGGGCCGGTACTTCTGCCCCAAAGCGTGTTTTTTCACCTTGGGGACTGTCTACCATAATAATACAACTATAGCGGGGATTATTCGCGGGGAAATAACCGGCAAATGAGGTAAGGTGATTATTGGTATAGCGTCCATTTACTAATTTTTCTGCGGTTCCTGTTTTGCCAGCTATTTTATAAAACCCATGTTTAATGCGCTGGGCAAGGCCCCTTTCCACGGTTCCTTCTAGCATAATTTTAAGCTTACCTAATGTTTCCTCTGAACAAATCTTCTCTTTTAAGGTAACAATGGGCGTGCGTTGAATGGTTCCATCCGCTGTTTGTATAGATTGCACCAACCTAGGTTTAACCATTTTGCCCTTATTGGCAACGGCATTGTACAATGCCAAGAGCTGCAGAGGGGTTAGTTGAATATTGTAACCAATGCTTAACCAAGGCAGGGTAATAAGGCTCCAGGATTTACTTTTAGGGGTAACCATATAGGGCCTTCCTTCCCCCATTAATTCAATACCTAGCGGCCGGTGTAGATTCAGCTGTTCAATATAATTAATGAATTTCTGAGGATTTGTACCAAATTGTTGTTGGGTAACTAGGGCAAAGCCCACGTTAGAAGATTTTTCAAACAACTCCTGTAGGGTAAGCAGGCCATACCCCCCTTTTTTTACATCACGCATCCAGCTATTATAGAATTTAACCTTCCCCTCACCGGTATCAATAGGTTCTGTGAGCGCCCATCCTGTTTCTTCTAATAAAGCCAGCATGGAAACCAATTTAAAAATAGAACCCGGCTCTATACTACCCTGATGTCCTACTGCATAGTTATAGGCTTCTATGTATTTTCCGGATGGCATGCGGGATAAATTTGCCATAGCTTTGATAGCGCCTGTAGCTACCTCCATGACGATAGCGCAACCATGTTGGGCATTGGTTTGCTCTAGGACAGTTTGCAAACTATTGTGTGTTACATCCTGTAATTGAATATCAATAGTAGTAGTAATATCGCCCCCATGCATAGGCTGTACCGTAGTATGTCCCTCCACCGGTTTCCAATTTCCGCCTGTTATTTTTTGGTAGAGCGCTTGTCCATTGCGTCCACTGAGCCATTTATTAAAAGCATATTCTAAGCCAGTGCTAGCTGTTTCTTTATGGGTTCCAATAGTTCTTCTAGCTAATTCTTGAAAAGGGTTATAACGTTTATATTGTTCCTCAAAAATTACCCCCCCTTTAAATTTTCCTTGCCTAAAAATAGGCCATTGCAACATTTTTTTCTTCTCCTGGTAGGTAATGCATTTCCTATTTAGGCATACATATTTGCGTTTTGCGTTACGCGCCTCTGTGATGCGCATTTTGTAGTAAGTTGGGGGAGCGTCTCCATAAAAATCAGCTAATTTTTGGCTAAGCGGCACGATTGCTTGTTGAAAGAGTGCTTCTGAAACGATAGTAGGATCCAATGCAACGGTATAGAACGGCAGAGAAGTTGCCAGTAGGGAGCCATCATCCGCATAAATGTTTCCACGAGATGCGGCAATAGGTTTATAAGCCAATTGCGTAGTTTGGACACGATGATACCATATACCTTTTTGTAAAAACTGCAAATAAATTATTTTCCCTGTGATAACTAGCATAACCAGCACTACTGACAGCAGGGTTACCCTAGCACGCAATACTATATCTTTGGGGGCTGCCATTTAGGGAAAACGGAGGGTTTGATTGTAATGATATAAGGCGGTATGCTGCTTTCAACGATACCCAAAGGTGCTACACGTTTGGCTATGGTTGATTGTTTGCTGTGTAACATGTAGTTGGATTGTAGGCGCATATATTTTACCCGAAGGTCATCTACGATAGGCTGCAGCTGGTTGATGGTATATATCATTTTTTCATGGTAGTGTGCATTCCAAATATAAAACAATCCCAAAAACAAAAGATACAACAGCCGACGGGCATAATGCGTAGCAATGCGTTGACGTAAAGCAACGTTCAAATGAAAAACCTGCGTTAGCCAACCGAATAAAGTTGTGTTTTTAATAGGCTTATAAGTATTTTCTTTCATACGTATGCTATAGCTATTGAATGCATCCTAACCCCATTTGACCTTCCCAGATTTCCCGTCTCTTCTATAATTTTATGCCATACCAGTCTGCTATCCGGATAATAGTACCTATAGCAGCTGCTTGTCTTTTGCTTAAGGAAGAATACCGCATACATGCTGTATGAATCATGCTATGCTTGCTGCATAAAAGTAGTAGCTTTATAGCTGCACCCCGCTTTTTACATTGGTTGTAACAACCGCAGCAGGACGAATAGAAGCAGCTTCTCCTATGGTTACCCCAGGCATAATCTTAGCACCCATTCCAATGGTAACCCGCTCTTTTATTGTCACCTCTTCCCCAATAATACTACCCGCACCTATGCTTACCCAATCATGGATAGTTGTTTGTGGTTCAACTATAACACCATTATATAGGATGGTATAGTTTCCTATGGTTACCTCTGCTGCTAAGCAGACCTGAGCACCTATATAGTTGCCTGCACCCAATTGCATAGCATGGGTTATAGTAGCGGAGGGATGGATGGCAGAAATAGCGGTTGATTTTATTTGTGCTGTTTTTGTTAAATAGTTTAAGCAATATTGTCTTTTCTTAGGATCCCCATGGGCTAGGAAGAAGGGAGATGCTTCATGGAGTAGCGTTAAGAACGCTGGATCATTTGTACTACCTAAAATGGGGACCCCTTCTATTTCTGTGCGGTGCCATTTTTCTGTATCCTCTAGGATGCCATAAACGACTAAGTTATTTCTTTGAAAGATATCCAAGGCACCCTTTGTAAGCTTGCATAGACCAAAAATAATGATCCCCTTATGCATATAATTTAGCATATGTATATTTTTTCCTGTTATTTTTTTCTTTCTTATGGCTTCCCATTACCAACCAATCAGCTAACAATTTTTTTAAAGGCACATTGCTTGGGTTTTGTTATGTTGCGTAGGCGCTAGTAGCTTTTTAGCTGTAGTGTATAGGTGAATAAGAGCAATGTGATTCCGGAAGGATTCGAACCTTCAACCTACTGCTTAGAAGGCAGTTGCTCTATCCATTGAGCTACGGAACCGTACCATACAACTTTCTTTCTATTGCGCCTTTCCCTAATCCTAAGGAAGGGGAAGGGAAGAAGTGCGTCGGGGCGGCAGGATTCGAACCTGCGACCTTCTGCTCCCAAAGCAGACGCGATAACCGAGCTACGCTACGCCCCGTATAATTACACAGTTCTATATAGGTAATACAAATGTGCGGATGGAGGGGGATTCGAACCCCCGGTACAGAATAAACCCGTACGGCAGTTTAGCAAACTGCTGGTTTAAGCCACTCACCCATCCATCCCTACGAACGCCTTACGTATACTGGACGTTCATAACTAGTGGTGAATTTACTAAAACATAACGAAAATAGAAAAACAGTATAATTCGATCCGCTATACGCTTTCTAACGTTTGGTTTCTTGGATGATACATTTGCATCACTTGTTTAAGGTAATCTTTATCTAGATGGGTATATATTTCAGTAGTAGTAATAGAGCTATGTCCTAGCATTTCTTGTATAGCACGCAGATCGGCACCTCCTTCTAGCAAATGGGTAGCAAAAGCATGCCTAAAAGCATGCGGACTCACTTCTGCACGGATACCGGCCTTTCTTGCTACTGTTTGTACCATTAAGAAAACCATTACTCTGGTTAGGCCCTTTCCTCTTCGGCTTAGAAAAAGGCAATCATGGTATCCTGGTTTAATGGTTTTATGTGTACGTATATCTTTTATATACAAGGAAATATACTTTAGTGCTGGGGCGCCAATGGGCACCAATCGTTCTTTATTGCCTTTGCCTATAATACGTACAAAGCTTTCTTCGAAATAGATATGGCTAATGGGCAGTGTGACCAATTCAGAAACGCGCATGCCTGTACTATACAAGGTTTCTATAATAGCGCGATTGCGTATGCCAATGGGTGTGCCATCTTCTATTGTCTTTAGCATCGTGTCGATTTGCATGGGGGATAGAATAGTAGGGAGGGAGCGACCCAGTTGCGGGTGTTCTATATGCAGCAGCGGGTTTACCACGGGATGCTCCAGCGCTATAAACCTATAAAAACTACGCAATGCGGACAGTAATCTTGCTTGGCTAGCAGCTTGTATGTTAGCTGTATGTAATGTTTCTAAAAAGGCACGGACATGTAAGGGCGTAACAACAAGTGGAGAGAGGCGTTGTTGTGCTATAAACTGTGCAAATTTCCTTACATCAGTTAAATAAGCTATAATAGAATGTTCAGAAAGCGAACACTCTAAACGTAAATAAATTGCGAATTGTTGTAGAAATATTTTCCATTCATCTGTCATATAACCATAGGAAACCCTTATCTCCCTCATTTTTCTGTAAGGGCGCAAACCTTAGGTGGCTCCCCCTGCAGGACTCGAACCTGCGACCCTTTGATTAACAGTCAAATGCTCTAACCAGCTGAGCTAAGGAGGAATTTCGCACATGCAATTTGCTCATTTTTTTGGATAAAACCAAAATTATACCCTACTACTATGCCCTTTTATACGCTTTTTAGTTTATTTAGTACTTTTACGCTAAAGCTGAGTAGTCAAAAAATAAAACAAAGATACTTATATTTGTTTTAATTGATTTAATATATTGAATTCACATGAGGTATAGTATAAGCCGTTTACTGGAGAGGTGGGCACAAAAGTTAGCCATTGCGCTGGTACATCGGTTAGGTTGGAGCATACACAACCTATCCCATCCAACAGTTAAGAAGGCAGTTGTCGTATTGGCGCCGCATACTAGCAACTGGGATTTCTTTTACGGTATGTTATTTAGATTTAGTTGTCCCTCTCTACCCATTAGATTTGCGATTAAAAAAGAGGTGATGTTTTTCCCACTTTCCTACCTTATGAAGGCATTAGGTGCTATTCCTATAGATAGAAGCGGTCAGCAATTAGGTAAAAAGCAATCCAGTAGGGTAACTTTTATGGTAGAGTTGTTCAATAGAGCGGATAAACTTTTATTAATCATTGCGCCAGAAGGTACAAGAAAGTGCGTAAGGCGTTGGAAAACAGGGTTTTATAGGATAGCTGAAGCAGCCAATGTTCCCATTATTTTAGGATACATAGATTATGCACAAAAAACGATGGGATTGGGCCCTTTTTTTTATCCTACAGGTAATATAGAAACAGACATAGCAACCATACAAGATTTTTATAGGCCCATATCTGGTAAACATCCGGAGCAGGGGGTACGTTGACAGCAGGCGATGGGGACCGATTTGTTTTTGGGAGAGGAGGCGTAGCGCGTTAACTATTTTTTGCGGTACCAGGCATTGGCTTTTGAAAAGAGGAAGCGTAAACCAGAACATGTAGTAAGAAAATTGTATATTTCGTGCTAATTAACCTAGGTTATAAGTTTACGGGGTTATAGCAGTTAGAGCTGATTTTACAATATTAGTATTACTTTATATAACACATTATAGTATTATGATAGAGCAAGAAGAAATGGGCACCAAGCACACAGGTTGTTGTGACGGGTCAGGTAGGCAGGACGATACAGGTTGTTGTGACGGGTCAGGTAGGCAGGACGATACAGGTTGTTGTGACGGGTCAGGTAGGCAGGACGATACAGGTTGTTGCGGCGGGTCAGGTAGGCAGGATGATTCAGGTTGTTGCGGCGGAGGGATGATGGAAGATGATGGCGGTTGTTGTAGGGGAGATTCGGTAGAGGATGCGTCAGGTTGTTGCGGTAATATCCTTGATTCAGAGATCCCAGATGGCTCTCAGGAGGCGCATTTAGAGTCAGATTCATTGGAGCAGCTTCAAAAGATAGTAGAGGAGATAAATGACAAATATATTCGTCTTTATTCTGAATTTGATAATTTTAAGAAACGTACTGCTAAAGAGCGTATGGCGCTTATAGACAAAG
Above is a window of Candidatus Cardinium hertigii DNA encoding:
- a CDS encoding rhomboid family intramembrane serine protease, giving the protein MATFQKDTKTKDPFEEKKGKGSFLIPRKDFFVTPIILDLNILLYLIMVCKGIGITSFKARDLLNWGANHGPSIGNGQWWRLLTSTFIHGGSMHLLCNMLSLFSVGALLEPLLGRFKYVIAYIATGMLASSISMWWHPETISVGASGAIFGLYGVLVTLLLFKTFDKELNKELLSNTLFFLGYNLLQGSMDNCIDNAAHIGGLLTGCIIGWPLGISLKKRNLKENHQ
- a CDS encoding UDP-N-acetylmuramoyl-L-alanyl-D-glutamate--2,6-diaminopimelate ligase translates to MKILQELLVGLTVKEVVGSTDKPIAALCLDSRQAMAHTCFIALTGTQVDGHQYISVAVEAGSTAIVVTVLPTVLQEAVTYIVVEDSKQALGKMAANFYDHPSKQLKVIAVTGTNGKTTIVHLLHGMARQMNHKAGMFSSIHNKILDQIYPASHTTPDALQLQAALQRMVQAGCGYCFMEASSHALVQERLAGMHCTAAIFSNITHEHLDYHLDFAAYIKAKKKLFDRLPAPALALVNQQDRNSAIMLQNCKAQKFTFSVGNAADFSAKVITHTLQGLEMEIAQQRIWFRLIGLFNASNILAAYAMAQLLGWDSQQSLLALSAIPPILGRMNCITSGPHKLSQQITVPENEKKKQHRKQPQVIIDYAHTPDALAKVMTTLRSLLPANGRLLTVMGCGGNRDQQKRALIGKLLVDHSDLAIFTSDNPREEDLQEIIYAMQQGVPIAARTKLLIVMDRTIAIQTACLLAQPNDIVLVVGKGHQHYEEIKGTKHYFCEPEIIQQFFRDQNSA
- a CDS encoding penicillin-binding protein, with the protein product MRARVTLLSVVLVMLVITGKIIYLQFLQKGIWYHRVQTTQLAYKPIAASRGNIYADDGSLLATSLPFYTVALDPTIVSEALFQQAIVPLSQKLADFYGDAPPTYYKMRITEARNAKRKYVCLNRKCITYQEKKKMLQWPIFRQGKFKGGVIFEEQYKRYNPFQELARRTIGTHKETASTGLEYAFNKWLSGRNGQALYQKITGGNWKPVEGHTTVQPMHGGDITTTIDIQLQDVTHNSLQTVLEQTNAQHGCAIVMEVATGAIKAMANLSRMPSGKYIEAYNYAVGHQGSIEPGSIFKLVSMLALLEETGWALTEPIDTGEGKVKFYNSWMRDVKKGGYGLLTLQELFEKSSNVGFALVTQQQFGTNPQKFINYIEQLNLHRPLGIELMGEGRPYMVTPKSKSWSLITLPWLSIGYNIQLTPLQLLALYNAVANKGKMVKPRLVQSIQTADGTIQRTPIVTLKEKICSEETLGKLKIMLEGTVERGLAQRIKHGFYKIAGKTGTAEKLVNGRYTNNHLTSFAGYFPANNPRYSCIIMVDSPQGEKTRFGAEVPAPIFKDIADRLAGKDLQARIPINGLGGIQATKPLQLSNKGAINELVFLYQSLQLPLPTTLQKGVSWGTIAVTAAHATCQPAREVSSTQEVPNVLHMQLRDALFLLEKHGLEVTVVGPIQGNVCKQSLPPYQKIEANRSITITIQ
- a CDS encoding FtsL-like putative cell division protein; the protein is MKENTYKPIKNTTLFGWLTQVFHLNVALRQRIATHYARRLLYLLFLGLFYIWNAHYHEKMIYTINQLQPIVDDLRVKYMRLQSNYMLHSKQSTIAKRVAPLGIVESSIPPYIITIKPSVFPKWQPPKI
- a CDS encoding site-specific tyrosine recombinase → MREIRVSYGYMTDEWKIFLQQFAIYLRLECSLSEHSIIAYLTDVRKFAQFIAQQRLSPLVVTPLHVRAFLETLHTANIQAASQARLLSALRSFYRFIALEHPVVNPLLHIEHPQLGRSLPTILSPMQIDTMLKTIEDGTPIGIRNRAIIETLYSTGMRVSELVTLPISHIYFEESFVRIIGKGNKERLVPIGAPALKYISLYIKDIRTHKTIKPGYHDCLFLSRRGKGLTRVMVFLMVQTVARKAGIRAEVSPHAFRHAFATHLLEGGADLRAIQEMLGHSSITTTEIYTHLDKDYLKQVMQMYHPRNQTLESV
- a CDS encoding 1-acyl-sn-glycerol-3-phosphate acyltransferase; the encoded protein is MRYSISRLLERWAQKLAIALVHRLGWSIHNLSHPTVKKAVVVLAPHTSNWDFFYGMLFRFSCPSLPIRFAIKKEVMFFPLSYLMKALGAIPIDRSGQQLGKKQSSRVTFMVELFNRADKLLLIIAPEGTRKCVRRWKTGFYRIAEAANVPIILGYIDYAQKTMGLGPFFYPTGNIETDIATIQDFYRPISGKHPEQGVR
- a CDS encoding nucleotide exchange factor GrpE; protein product: MIEQEEMGTKHTGCCDGSGRQDDTGCCDGSGRQDDTGCCDGSGRQDDTGCCGGSGRQDDSGCCGGGMMEDDGGCCRGDSVEDASGCCGNILDSEIPDGSQEAHLESDSLEQLQKIVEEINDKYIRLYSEFDNFKKRTAKERMALIDKANEQALKELLPIIDDFERCLTVLQKDKEVVQQATQEGIQLIHDKLMRFLQKFNVEGMQLEPGTPFNADLHEAIMQQVVESEEMKGKIISVVESGYLINTYVLRFAKVVIGV